The Bicyclus anynana chromosome 4, ilBicAnyn1.1, whole genome shotgun sequence DNA window aaataaaattaaacgcactgttaaaaacatttaaaaatagtatattcaaatatcaataataacaaACACTTCATATTTATTATCCTTAGGTTGATCTATGATTTGCATAGCCGAGTATGTAATAGCCTTAACTTCCGTCCCTTGCGGATGTTTGCCGATTTGGAACTCCTCACCGTAGCACTTACAGACTATCCTAAACTCCTCTGTATTGAACTCTGTGATCACTAATTTTTTGCATATCAGAAATGGTTCAACGGAAAATAAGAAGAGCAATTCATCGAGGAAGTGGTAGAGGAGGCCCATCAAGTCGTCAGCGTTCGCTTCGATGGTGTGCACCTCTTTTATTTGCACATAATCCATTTCTGTCATGTATGCAAACATCGCCATACCGCACTGCTCGAATGCTTCCTTTAATGTGTTTCCCCATGCATGCAATctgtaatgaaatgaaaaaaaaaaaacaatttagccGTAATGAAAATTTTTCGTGTACCtacttccaaaataactatcgacactatattttgtaaaatcttCTCGCGTACCCCTCACAATCTGTAACGCCAACAAAAAGGGCCTGACCCTAGTTGAGGACCTATATCATCATATAATTACTAATATAGTCCCGAATGTGatgtttgaattttgttttgcacttgaagaaagaaaatcgcACCCCATTGCTCCGTTAGAGTAGTCTCAAAGCTTAAACTTGCGAACCTCGCTGTTTGGGCGACACTGTACACTGTACAAAATATGCAAGGAAGCACTGCTGTGCTAGTCGACATTAATTGTCTTCTTAGTTATTGTGTAAGTGTAACTTCaagcagacaaagtcgcgggcgagCTGGGAAACAGGaatttttcagggataaaaagtagcctatgagttaTAACCTCTATTCCTTTCATCTAATTCAGTTTAGTAATCGCAGCGTGAAAGAGTACCTACCAAACATTCTTACCATTATAACcatcagtttttacaaatctcgggaaaccacaGATTTTTTTTGGGGACAAAGAGTATGAGTAAcctagcggcgttaaagagtaacaaacattcaaacatccatactaactttcacgtttttaatattataatggtcGGATCTAGTTTGTAGGTAGGCACTGACTGTGCCTCAAGCGTTGCTTTATGATGCCACGTAAAAACTAGATAAATTATAGATTACGAATGTCGTCATATTTGTTTATCATTGTGAGAAAATCTACCAgccaatataatataaataggtaagATATGATTTATGTCGTTTTGTAAGGAATAGACCCCGAAACTGCTGgacctatttaatttatttttcaccaatggaaagctacgcCATCAGCGagtcttcttctttgtcgttacactcttgacagggtgatcgtggtcgtcatttgggtgtggtggcaagcctctttatccgtcgccattccattggctctcctagcacattcgtggagcgagccatggagagcggtttttacttggccagtccagcgcattggtgacctgccacgtgctcttgtgcccttgcaccacaagtctaTCTATGGACGTGTCATTTCTTCGTGTGATATGACCAAAGTAGTGAATATGCGACATTGGACTATGGAAGAAAGACGCTGTTTGATGCCCAATTCTTGGAGGATTTAAATGTTGGATCGGAACTGTGTCCAGCAATCTCCTTAAGCACAATATTTCTAGAGCgtctatcttttgtttttcactTTCTCTCAGAGCCCAAGTCTCAGCACCATAAAGAAATATGGGACATACCAATGCACGGACTAGTCGCATTTTAGTTTTAGTGGCCTTTGTGATGTACCTGTCTCTTCATATCCTTTTGAGTCGATCCATGGCAGATCGTGTAATAGCCATCTGTTGTTTTATCTCTCATCAGCGCATCCACTATTTGATATTAGTGCCCCGAGGTAGACGTATGATTGAACGACGTCGCAATTCGCAATTTTAGTAACTTAGAGTTGCCATTAGTTCGATCGATAACCATAATCTTTGTCTTGCTGCGATTTATCTTTAGACCGAAATCAAGACTAACTTACTCCATTTTGCTCAGTAAGCATTCCATTTTTCCAATTTAGTTGCAAATAATATGGTGTCATCTGCATAACGCAAATTGGATATTTTATAGCCTCCAATAGTAATTCCGTCTGATCACTTTTCGAGTGATATTCTCATAATGAGTTCCGTATATTTTTTCCGTATACACCAAACTCTCCGGATATTTTGATGGTTTCGATTGATATAGCGTCCCTCACTGTAGCTTTTACGCTTTTTAGTTGTCTGATAGCGGCTCTTACTTCGTCTTTCAATATGTGTGGCTCTCTCTTTTCGTCTGCGAGTTCCGTCGAGAGATAGTTGTGTGATTAAGCATCTTCAAATAACGACTGACAGTTCTTCTGGGTCTCAGATATTGCACCTATTTCTGTAAGTAATTCACCCTATAAGTTTTCTATAGCCCAAGTTTTAGAAGAGAATGTTGTAATTGATCTTATTTTTTGATTCAGGTCGCTCGTTTCGTGTCTATTAGCGTGAACTTCAGCTTCTGCGCATAAGTTGTTCAAATAGTTATTAAGATCCCGCCTATATGCTTCCTGTATACGAGCAGACATTGACTTTAAGTTCTTAAGGTCTGTTGCCTGAGCTTTCatgtttcttctttcttctacaAGGGCAAACATTCGAGTAGTCATCCAATTTTGACGCTTGCGAGCTGATGAAGAGGACTTTAATTCTATTACAGCAGTATCATCAGCTCTTTAACATGATCCCATAGATGGTCTGGGGAAGCGGACTGAGTATCTAAGTCAGTCCATTGCTGCCATTTTTGCTGGATTACTATCACCATCTGATGTTTGTGCGTAGGCTGTATTCTTTTTAGCTTCTCAGTTTTCCTAGCAGCTCTAAGCTTAATTTTCGCTATCAGAAGTTGGTGATCTGATCCACAATCAGCTCCAGGAAGAGTTCTTAATGAACGATTTCCACCTCGAACTAATCATAATGTAGTCAATTTGATTGCGATAATTGCCATCAGGTGAAGTCCATGTATACAGTCTTCTAGGCTAGGGTGATGTTGAAAGAAACTGTTGGATATCACCAAGTTGTTCTCGTCGGCAAACTCTTTCTTTCTCTTCTTTCATTGCGCTGTCCCAGACCGAAATTCCCGACGCATTGGCTAAGCTGATTAGCGTGCTCCTATTTTTAAAATCCCTACAttcagtgcagtttagtcataccatgtgctgaaaaattacttaagcgttgattt harbors:
- the LOC112042896 gene encoding protein archease-like, which produces MDEELEGGLVEDDFIIPPVKYEYLDHTADVQLHAWGNTLKEAFEQCGMAMFAYMTEMDYVQIKEVHTIEANADDLMGLLYHFLDELLFLFSVEPFLICKKLVITEFNTEEFRIVCKCYGEEFQIGKHPQGTEVKAITYSAMQIIDQPKDNKYEVFVIIDI